The DNA sequence CGCAATCCGATGGCCCTAACCGGTGTCATTATCCTAAGTATTTTTATTCTTGGTGCTATTGCGGCTCCATTGATCACCAAACATGTACCAGACAAGCGTACAGGTAACCCACACGAGTACCCTGGCTTCGTCGTAAAGTCTGCACAAACGAACCCTGACGGCTGGGTTGCTCAAAACCTAGCAGACGACCGTCGCACACTTATCATGTCTAAGAAGGCAGACCACGTACTAGGGACAACTCGTATGGGGCGTGACGTTTGGTCACAAGTGGTATACGGCGCACGTGTATCTCTGGCTGTAGGTTTTGGTGCGGGCCTTACCGTATGTTTACTAGCAACGGTTATCGGTGTTTCCGCGGGCTACTTTGGCGGCCGTGTCGATGACATTTTGACAGCCGCAATGAACATCATGCTGGTTATTCCTCAATACCCATTACTGTTCGTAGTTGCAGCCTTTATCGGTGAGGCTGGGCCACTCACCATAACCTTAGTTATCGGCTTTATGTCCTGGGCTTGGGGCGCGCGTGTTGTTCGTTCCCAAACGTTAGCACTGCGTGAAAAAGAGTTTGTAAAAGCCGCTGAAGTTTTGGGTGAATCTTCATTCCGTATCATCTTCGTAGAGATTCTTCCAAACCTTATCTCTATCGTTGGCGCGAGCTTCATCGGTTCGGTGATGTACGCAATCATGATGGAAGCTACGATTTCGTTCCTAGGTCTTGGTGACCCGAACACAATCAGCTGGGGCATCATGCTTTACAACGTTCAAACCTCTTCATCAATGCTGATTGGCGCTTGGTGGGAACTGTTGGCTCCTTGTATCGCATTGACACTACTTGTAACTGGCCTCGCTCTACTTAACTTCGCGGTCGATGAAATTGCCAACCCGCAACTGCGTTCTCACAAAGGCATGAAGCGTTGGAAAAAACTAGCGGCTCAAGATAAAGAAGAACGTGAACCAGAACTACCACCACAAAATGCACTTTGGAGCGGAGATAAATAATCATGTCTGAACCACTAATTTCAATCCGTAACTTATGCGTGGATTACATCACAGAGTCTGGCGATGTTCGCGCGTGTAATAACGTAAGTTTTGACATCGCTCCGGGTGAAGTCTTCGGCTTAGCTGGTGAATCTGGCTGTGGTAAATCAACCGTTGCTTTCTCTCTTATGCGTCTTCATAAGCCGCCCGCTTACATCAGTGGTGGTGAAGTCATCTTCAATGGTGAGAACATCCTTGAATACAGTGACGAACGTATGCAAGCGTTCCGATGGAGCGAGATGTCGATGGTATTCCAGAGTGCAATGAACGCACTCAATCCTGTACTTCCAATGGAAGAACAGTTCTGTGATGTGATTATGCATCACACCAACATGACTCGTGAACAAGCTAAGCAACGTGCTGAAGGTCTACTTGAAATTGTCGATATTCACCCGAGCCGATTGAGTGACTACCCTCACCAATTCTCTGGCGGCATGCGTCAACGCTTAGTTATTGCTATCGCTTTAGCATTGAATCCAAAGCTGATCATTATGGATGAGCCAACGACCGCGCTTGATGTGGTTGTTCAACGCGAAATTCTACAAAAGATCTATGCACTAAAAGAAGAGTTTGGTTTCTCAATTCTGTTCATCACCCATGACTTGTCATTGATGGTCGAGTTCTCTGACCGTATCGGCATCATGTACTCAGGTGAGCTTATCGAGGTCGCGAACTCTCAAGATATTCTAGAAAACCCTTACCACCCTTACACCAAAGGGTTGGGTAGTTCTTTCCCTCCACTAACAGGGCCAAAGACAAAACTAGCGGGTATTCCGGGCAACCCTCTGAACCTCTTAGAGATTCCTGAAGGGTGTCGTTTCCAAGCTCGATGTGACCGTGTACATGAAGCTTGTACTAAGGTGCCAACCAAGCTGCGCTCTATCGACCCGGGACACTTGTCTAACTGCCACCTGTACGGTGACCCAATAGTACAAAGAAAGCTATAGCTTGCACGCTGAATCAGCGTGGATAACGAATAAGGCGGCTCGACCGTCGAAAAGCAAGCAAAGCGAACAAGGATTCTGGAGACAATTATGAGCAAAGATTTCGGTCAATTATTGGTAGAAGGCAAGAATGTCGTAAAAGACTTCCCAATAAGCAGTACCACCATTCAAACCCCAATGATGCGTGCGATTAACGACGTGTCATTCAAGATGTACAAAAGCCGTGGCCTAGCGGTAGTTGGTGAGTCTGGTTCAGGCAAATCAACAACAGCAAAAATGATCGCAAAAATGTACGCGCCTTCGGGCGGTACGATCGAATACAAAGGTCGCGATATCCAAGAGATCTCAAGCAGAAAAGATCTCATGCACTACCGTGAAGGTGTGCAGATGGTATGGCAAGACCCGTTTGGTTCACTGAACCCAACACACAATATCTTCCACCACATCGCTCGCCCTTTGTTGATCCACAAAAAAGTATCTCCGGGCAACAAGAAAGAGTTACAGGAACGTGTATACGATCTTCTAGAGCAAGTGGGGTTAGTACCACCGCAAGCGACGGCAGAAAAGTACCCTCACCAACTCTCAGGTGGCCAGCGTCAACGTGTCAACCTTGCACGTAACATCGCGGTAGGTGCGGAAGTGGTTCTCGCCGATGAGCCAACCTCAATGCTTGATGTATCGATTCGAGCAGGTGTCTTGAACCTAATGGAAGAGATGAAATTTGAGAAGCAAATGTCTCTACTTTACATCACTCACGACATCGCAACGGCTCGTTACATCGCTGAAGATCTTTCCGTAATGTACGTTGGACACATGGTGGAATGGGGCGATACCGATGACGTTATTGCTAACCCTCAACACCCTTACACTCAGCTATTGGTTTCGGCAGTTCCAGATCCTAAGAAATCGATCCACGACCAACTAGCAGGTAACAAAGGGGAGATCCCACTTTGGACACCAGTATCAGCAGGTTGCCCATTTGCAGGCCGTTGTACTCACGCGATGGACAAGTGTAAAGAACAGCTGCCTGGGGTTACACAGTTAGCTGATAACCACTTTGTACGTTGTTACCTACACGAAAGCTAAGCAATAAAACCAAGTTAGGGTCTGCGGGCCCTAACTATTTATGTCCAAAAAATTCAAGTACCTAGCCAATAGAAACTAGGACTGTCGGAGAATATTGATGCTGTTATTGACCAACCATATTG is a window from the Vibrio splendidus genome containing:
- a CDS encoding ABC transporter ATP-binding protein; this translates as MSKDFGQLLVEGKNVVKDFPISSTTIQTPMMRAINDVSFKMYKSRGLAVVGESGSGKSTTAKMIAKMYAPSGGTIEYKGRDIQEISSRKDLMHYREGVQMVWQDPFGSLNPTHNIFHHIARPLLIHKKVSPGNKKELQERVYDLLEQVGLVPPQATAEKYPHQLSGGQRQRVNLARNIAVGAEVVLADEPTSMLDVSIRAGVLNLMEEMKFEKQMSLLYITHDIATARYIAEDLSVMYVGHMVEWGDTDDVIANPQHPYTQLLVSAVPDPKKSIHDQLAGNKGEIPLWTPVSAGCPFAGRCTHAMDKCKEQLPGVTQLADNHFVRCYLHES
- a CDS encoding ABC transporter ATP-binding protein, yielding MSEPLISIRNLCVDYITESGDVRACNNVSFDIAPGEVFGLAGESGCGKSTVAFSLMRLHKPPAYISGGEVIFNGENILEYSDERMQAFRWSEMSMVFQSAMNALNPVLPMEEQFCDVIMHHTNMTREQAKQRAEGLLEIVDIHPSRLSDYPHQFSGGMRQRLVIAIALALNPKLIIMDEPTTALDVVVQREILQKIYALKEEFGFSILFITHDLSLMVEFSDRIGIMYSGELIEVANSQDILENPYHPYTKGLGSSFPPLTGPKTKLAGIPGNPLNLLEIPEGCRFQARCDRVHEACTKVPTKLRSIDPGHLSNCHLYGDPIVQRKL
- a CDS encoding ABC transporter permease; this encodes MKDILKLIWRNPMALTGVIILSIFILGAIAAPLITKHVPDKRTGNPHEYPGFVVKSAQTNPDGWVAQNLADDRRTLIMSKKADHVLGTTRMGRDVWSQVVYGARVSLAVGFGAGLTVCLLATVIGVSAGYFGGRVDDILTAAMNIMLVIPQYPLLFVVAAFIGEAGPLTITLVIGFMSWAWGARVVRSQTLALREKEFVKAAEVLGESSFRIIFVEILPNLISIVGASFIGSVMYAIMMEATISFLGLGDPNTISWGIMLYNVQTSSSMLIGAWWELLAPCIALTLLVTGLALLNFAVDEIANPQLRSHKGMKRWKKLAAQDKEEREPELPPQNALWSGDK